Proteins encoded by one window of Cannabis sativa cultivar Pink pepper isolate KNU-18-1 chromosome 4, ASM2916894v1, whole genome shotgun sequence:
- the LOC115711959 gene encoding protein ANTHESIS POMOTING FACTOR 1: MAGSEREDKVSLELTEEILQSMEVGMAFKDYSGRISSIDFHKTSTYLVTASDDESIRLYDVASATCLKTINSKKYGVDLVCFTSHPTTVIYSSKNGWDESLRLLSLHDNKYLRYFKGHHDRVVSLSLCARKECFISGSLDRTVLLWDQRAEKCQGLLRVQGRPATAYDDQGLVFSIAFGGYIRMFDARMYEKGPFDIFSVGGDVSDANVIKFSNDGRLMLLTTMDGHIHVLDSFRGTLLSTYNVKPVSKNSTLEASFSPEGMFVISGSGDGSVYAWSVRSGKEVASWMSAENEPPVIKWAPGNLMFVTGSSELSFWVPDLSKLGAYVGRK, from the exons ATGGCGG GTTCCGAAAGAGAAGATAAGGTCTCATTGGAGCTTACCGAGGAAATTCTTCAAAGCATGGAAGTTGGCATGGCTTTCAAAGATTAC AGTGGTAGAATCAGTTCAATAGACTTTCACAAAACATCCACTTATCTAGTTACTGCAAGTGATGATGAGTCCATACGCTTGTATGATGTAGCAAGTGCAAC TTGCTTGAAGACAATTAACAGCAAAAAGTATGGAGTTGATCTTGTTTGCTTTACATCTCACCCTACAACAGTCATTTACTCTTCAAAAAATGGTTGGGATG AATCCTTGAGGCTTCTATCATTACATGACAATAAGTACTTGCGGTATTTTAAAGGTCATCATGACAG GGTTGTATCTCTTAGCTTGTGTGCTCGCAAGGAATGCTTTATCTCAGGCTCTCTTGATCGAACTGTTTTGCTTTGGGATCAACGAGCTGAAAAGTGCCAG GGTCTTTTACGTGTGCAAGGAAGGCCTGCTACAGCGTACGATGACCAAGGGCTAGTTTTCTCAATTGCCTTTGGTGGATACATACGAATGTTCGATGCTCGCATGTATGAAAAG GGTCCTTTTGACATTTTTTCTGTTGGAGGAGATGTTTCTGATGCTAATGTTATAAAGTTCAGTAATGATGGAAGACTAATGCTTTTGACAACAATGGATGGACACATTCATGTACTTGATTCTTTTCGTGGTACACTT TTATCAACATACAATGTAAAGCCAGTTTCAAAAAATTCCACATTAGAAGCTTCATTCAGTCCCGAAGGGATGTTTGTTATATCTG GTTCCGGTGATGGTAGTGTCTATGCTTGGAGCGTCAGAAGTGGGAAGGAA GTCGCAAGTTGGATGAGTGCTGAAAATGAGCCCCCTGTCATCAAATGGGCTCCTGGAAATCTTATGTTTGTGACTGGATCTTCTGAACTATCATTCTGGGTTCCAGATTTATCGAAACTCGGAGCATACGTTGGAAGGAAGTAG
- the LOC115714293 gene encoding WEB family protein At1g75720, translated as MDGEYHQHQEHEQEGNLVVIGRAEIDTRAPFKSVREAVALFGEKVLVGEIYANKLKEIKAEEAEKGNGQSRIGALTLELENTKQSLEKAKEETNLMAYCINTLREELQEAKRELQKLKAVNPDIEDLKFIETPKRIEIKTEKSEDDDDDDDGKGYFDHNRKRNVKFASPPSLAQVIVTSNEFGGDRRSPSMKKNKRKPLVPIIGWLFHNKKKGIQEIDQTSTLDARC; from the exons ATGGACGGAGAATATCATCAACACCAAGAGCATGAGCAAGAGGGCAACCTAGTTGTCATTGGGCGCGCCGAGATTGACACTAGAGCGCCTTTCAAGTCCGTTAGAGAAGCAGTTGCTCTATTTGGAGAAAAAGTTTTGGTTGGTGAAATATATGCAAACAAACTCAAAGag ATTAAAGCCGAGGAAGCTGAGAAAGGAAATGGTCAATCAAGAATTGGAGCTTTAACATTAGAGCTTGAGAACACAAAACAAAGTCTTGAAAAAGCTAAAGAAGAGACCAATTTAATGGCATATTGCATAAACACATTAAGAGAAGAGTTACAAGAAGCAAAAAGAGAACTACAAAAGTTAAAGGCAGTTAATCCTGACATTGAAGATCTCAAATTCATAGAAACCCCGAAAAGAATCGAAATCAAAACCGAAAAGagtgaagatgatgatgatgatgatgatggtaaGGGATATTTTGATCATAATAGGAAGAGAAATGTGAAGTTTGCAAGTCCACCTTCACTAGCTCAAGTTATTGTTACAAGTAATGAGTTTGGTGGTGATAGAAGATCTCCTTCTATGAAGAAGAATAAGAGAAAGCCATTAGTGCCTATAATTGGATGGTTGTTTCACAACAAGAAAAAGGGTATTCAAGAGATTGATCAAACTTCTACACTTGATGCTCGTTGTTGA
- the LOC133037177 gene encoding uncharacterized protein LOC133037177, whose product MATTRSGSKSPSPAKKVSKKSKKAPTVTSKVEPKMGLKKIAKNLVADVPETSGTKKRAPPIKVDAPKTKRAKISKSARDVSSDSDFEDEVHGEDQKPKVESKVHARTSVKVEGFDLPKKNPPKEWDYIYDQKNLFIAKAFSTATFQVIENIKSCLSDVQLEMFSKTCFGHFLNLPDFKVQPQVFHGLLLREVQQPNDAELWVMIRGVRLRVSIEEFALITGLDCEGDCSVLDFKQEVNSLCERYWPTSSSITKESVRECFTTKRWGDSDEDLCEGKLDSWVEGVRKARSSGKRPSVFYTLIGCPHVLQVWFYECCKYMKDKFDTDYNSYKSLPVPEEPTVAQSDISVKLDAFSEKFHGLEMASMQTQFSTVFADSYAKEKGSDSSNDDDGGGDEADFDLNESEETDENEEENVMGDEEGEGSEGEEKDGQADEDSDSKEKNDNGSDDDATDSEEKNFVDFNDDPTQIDVEATCSSGVKAVELMMSSDGIGGDPCKQISVSENVEVTDRRLVCFEMGATVSMLILTLNLKMTQFR is encoded by the exons ATGGCAACCACTAGAAGTGGTTCGAAATCACCATCTCCGGCGAAGAAAGTTTCTAAAAAATCGAAGAAGGCTCCAACTGTTACTTCCAAAGTCGAACCTAAGATggggttaaaaaaaattgctaaaaattTAGTGGCTGATGTTCCAGAGACATCGGGCACTAAGAAAAGAGCCCCTCCTATTAAAGTAGATGCTCCTAAGACTAAGAGAGCAAAAATTTCCAAGTCTGCACGCGAT GTTTCCTCAGATTCTGATTTTGAGGATGAAGTGCATGGTGAGGACCAAAAGCCCAAAGTTGAATCAAAG GTCCATGCTAGGACCTCAGTGAAGGTTGAAGGATTTGACCTACCAAAGAAAAATCCCCCTAAG GAATGGGATTATATTTATGACCAGAAGAATCTATTCATTGCTAAAGCCTTTTCCACTGCTACTTTCCAGGTGATAGAGAACATTAAGTCTTGTCTTTCAGATGTACAGCTTGAAATGTTTTCAAAAACCTGTTTTGGTCATTTCCTTAACCTTCCCGATTTTAAAGTTCAACCCCAAGTGTTTCATGGGTTGTTGCTCCGGGAGGTTCAGCAACCTAATGATGCTGAGTTGTGGGTAATGATACGCGGTGTTAGGCTTAGGGTTAGCATTGAGGAATTTGCATTGATTACTGGGTTAGACTGTGAAGGTGACTGTAGTGTCTTAGATTTTAagcaagaggttaatagtctttGTGAAAGATATTGGCCAACTTCGTCCTCTATCACTAAGGAATCTGTTAGGGAatgttttaccaccaagaggtggGGTGATTCTGATGAGGATCTTTGTGAA GGTAAGCTTGATAGTTGGGTTGAGGGGGTTAGGAAGGCAAGGAGTTCGGGAAAGAGGCCGAGTGTTTTTTACACTTTGATTGGTTGTCCTCATGTTCTTCAAGTTTGGTTCTACGAGTGTTGTAAGTACATGAAAG ATAAG TTCGACACCGACTACAACTCTTACAAGAGTCTTCCTGTTCCCGAAGAGCCAACTGTTGCTCAGAGTGACATTTCTGTCAAGCTTGATGCCTTTTCTGAGAAATTTCATGGGTTGGAG ATGGCTTCAATGCAGACACAGTTTTCTACTGTTTTTGCCGATTCCTATGCCAAg GAAAAAGGCAGTGACTCTTCCAATGATGATGATGGAGGTGGTGATGAAGCTGATTTTGATTTAAATGAATCTGAAGAAACTGATGAAAATGAAGAAGAGAATGTTATGGGTGATGAGGAAGGGGAGGGTAGTGAAGGTGAAGAGAAGGATGGTCAAGCCGATGAAGATTCtgactcaaaagaaaaaaatgataatggTAGTGATGATGATGCCACTGATAGTGAGGAGAAG AATTTCGTTGATTTCAATGACGACCCTACTCAAATAGATGTTGAGGCTACTTGTTCATCCGGGGTAAAAGCGGTTGAGCTTATG ATGTCTTCAGATGGAATTGGTGGTGATCCTTGTAAACAGATTTCAGTTTCTGAAAATGTTGAGGTTACGGATCGTCGTCTTGTTTGTTTtgag atggGTGCAACAGTCTCAATGTTGATTCTAACATTGAACTTGAAGATGACCCAATTCCGTTGA